One Amaranthus tricolor cultivar Red isolate AtriRed21 chromosome 10, ASM2621246v1, whole genome shotgun sequence genomic window carries:
- the LOC130824920 gene encoding uncharacterized protein LOC130824920: MRPEEFYAGCGVQSVGWAAISLFPFQLSFSIGCLEGFGRRLAKRNDEQIQWIRKELRNNFLELPFAEKVEEEMARRENRTLRELTFPSIDQQPLCITYQQEDEGGTFELKSGLIHLLPSFHGSNGEDPNKFLSEFHVVCGGMRPNGATEEKVKLRAFPFALKDAVKNSLYYLPPGCVTTWAEMKKRFLEKYFPASKSSTLKKEISNIEQNSDESFYEYWERFKRLCASCTYHGYHDEDLIMYFYNGLVNDDVRMINAASGGSIINNTPKAPRALIEELAEDSRQFNKRSHDKRAIRENVSTESKVGKLEDQMQALTSMMRDFIVKGKAQQVKSCGIFSFNHPTDSCPQLQEEVNEEVSAIGFQNQGFQKRNDSFSNTYNPRWRDHLNLKYGNPSRNQQ; the protein is encoded by the exons ATGCGGCCCGAGGAGTTTTACGCGGGTTGCGGAGTTCAGTCTGTAGGCTGGGCGGCTATTTCACTTTTCCCATTTCagctttcattttcaattggatGTTTAGAAGGGTTTGGGAGGCGACTTGCAAAGAGGAATGATGAGCAAATCCAATG GATAAGGAAGGAATTGAGAAACAATTTTCTAGAGCTACCATTTGCAGAAAAAGTAGAAGAAGAAATGGCTCGAAGGGAGAATCGTACCTTGAGGGAGCTCACTTTTCCCAGTATTGATCAACAACCCTTGTGCATTACATATCAACAAGAAGATGAAGGTGGCACTTTTGAGCTTAAATCGGGTTTAATCCATTTACTACCTTCATTCCATGGGTCAAATGGAGAGGATCCCAACAAGTTTTTATCTGAATTTCATGTGGTTTGTGGTGGTATGAGACCGAATGGAGCAACAGAGGAGAAGGTGAAACTTAGAGCATTCCCTTTTGCCCTAAAGGATGCGGTTAAGAATTCGCTTTATTACTTACCACCAGGTTGTGTCACCACTTGGGCAGAGATGAAAAAGAGATTCCTTGAAAAATACTTTCCAGCTTCAAAATCATCCACTCTAAAGAAAGAAATTAGCAACATTGAACAAAATAGTGATGAATCATTTTATGAGTATTGGGAAAGATTTAAAAGGTTGTGTGCGAGCTGTACCTATCATGGGTACCACGATGAAGATCTCATTATGTATTTTTACAATGGGCTTGTCAATGATGATGTAAGAATGATAAATGCAGCTAGTGGAGGTTCCATTATCAATAACACACCGAAAGCTCCAAGGGCATTGATTGAAGAACTGGCTGAAGATTCTAGGCAATTCAACAAGAGATCCCACGATAAAAGAGCAATTAGAGAAAATGTTAGCACTGAGTCTAAGGTTGGTAAACTAGAAGATCAAATGCAAGCATTAACATCAATGATGAGAGATTTCATAGTTAAGGGAAAAGCACAACAAGTGAAGTCATGCGGCATTTTCTCTTTTAATCATCCTACAGATTCTTGCCCTCAGTTACAAGAAGAAGTTAATGAAGAAGTTAGTGCAATTGGTTTTCAAAACCAAGGGTTTCAGAAAAGAAATGATTCGTTTTCCAATACATACAATCCAAGGTGGAGAGACCATCTAAATCTCAAGTATGGGAATCCATCAAGGAATCAACAATAA
- the LOC130824921 gene encoding uncharacterized protein LOC130824921: protein MSTEEMLNTLTKNMIQFQDETRSSIKNIERQMGQISGAISNLEARDSEKLPSQTEPNPRMNASAMTLRNGIELQEAQAPLSQEEKNVTTAPLPQYKVVTPFSEALKERRKHEADKDIYEVFKKCEVNIPLLDALKRIPRYAKFLKELYTAKRKQRLKGIQKVKMSEHISAIFQRKLPPKCGDPGMFTVPCIIGELTSQKAMLDLGASINVIPYSLYKSLKLGTLHETSVVIQLANCSDTLIVEDVLVEVGNLIFPADFYVSDMEHDKYAAPILLGRPFMKTAKTKIDVDT, encoded by the exons ATGTCCACCGAAGAAATGTTGAATACTCTAACAAAGAACATGATTCAATTCCAAGATGAGACTCGTTCAAGCATCAAGAACATTGAAAGACAAATGGGTCAAATCTCAGGAGCAATTAGTAATTTAGAGGCTAGAGATTCAGAGAAGTTGCCATCACAAACAGAACCAAATCCAAGGATGAATGCTAGTGCAATGACTCTTAGAAATGGAATAGAGTTGCAAG AAGCTCAAGCACCCCTATCACAAGAAGAGAAGAATGTTACAACTGCTCCTTTACCACAATATAAAGTGGTTACACCTTTTTCAGAGGCATTAAAGGAAAGGAGAAAGCATGAAGCTGACAAGGACATCTATGAGGTTTTTAAGAAGTGTGAAGTAAACATTCCTCTCTTAGATGCTTTAAAGCGAATTCCAAGATATGCCAAATTCCTTAAAGAACTTTATACGGCAAAGAGAAAGCAAAGATTAAAGGGAATTCAAAAGGTGAAGATGAGTGAGCACATTTCAGCCATATTTCAAAGAAAGCTACCGCCTAAATGTGGAGATCCAGGTATGTTCACTGTCCCTTGCATTATAGGTGAGCTTACATCTCAAAAAGCCATGTTAGACTTAGGGGCATCAATCAATGTAATTCCATATTCATTATATAAGTCTTTGAAACTTGGTACATTGCATGAAACAAGTGTTGTGATACAATTAGCTAACTGTAGTGATACATTAATAGTAGAGGATGTCTTAGTTGAAGTAGGAAATCTTATATTTCCTGCCGATTTTTATGTTTCAGATATGGAACATGATAAATATGCAGCACCTATCTTGCTAGGTAGACCTTTCATGAAAACTGCCAAGACTAAGATTGATGTAGATACATGA
- the LOC130824923 gene encoding LOB domain-containing protein 24-like: MSSNNTRCAACKYLRKKCPSDCIYSPYFPSNDPQRFENVHKIYGASNIARMLQKLPMKLREEAANSLHYEAHCRVNDPVYGCVGIIYQLQQELNEAFNQLVKTQTEIAFYLNFYGLSHESIDDPRVFQEDYSFGFGSSYTRPNTYGLMPFDP, from the exons atgtcTAGTAATAATACTCGTTGTGCAGCCTGCaaatatttgagaaaaaaatgTCCTTCAGATTGCATATATTCTCCTTATTTCCCCTCAAATGACCCCCAAAGATTTGAAAACGTCCATAAAATCTATGGTGCAAGCAATATTGCCAGAATGCTCCAG AAGCTTCCGATGAAGTTGAGGGAAGAAGCAGCTAATTCACTACACTATGAAGCTCATTGCAGAGTTAATGATCCTGTTTATGGTTGTGTTGGAATCATTTACCAATTACAACAAGAATTAAATGAGGCATTTAACCAACTAGTCAAGACCCAAACTGAGATTGCATTCTACCTCAATTTTTATGGGCTTTCTCATGAATCCATTGATGATCCACGTGTCTTTCAAGAAGACTATTCCTTTGGTTTTGGAAGCTCTTATACTCGGCCCAATACTTATGGGCTCATGCCATTTGATCCTTAA